AGGCTGCTGGCCCCTCCttgggagagcagctctggcccTGGAGGGCTGAGGTGCAGGCTTGGGGTGGGGACAATCCCCTGCCCCCCGTGGtccccccagcctgtcccaTGAGGGTGTTCTTCTGCACCTGGTACCCAGGAGCTCACCAGCGCTGTTTGCAGGCTCACTCTGTAAAGGTGGGGGTCTGACCCCctctgggggggctgcagccatGCTCCAGCCAGCCAAGCCCTTGCTCCGTCTCCATTGTCCTTGtgccaccccagcaccctcGTCCCTGCGAGCAGGACCATGGCGGATACCCTGTGGGGCTGGGTGTCCCTTGGTGTGAGGTGTCCCATGGTACTGAGTTTCCCATGGTTCTGGTTGCCCCATGGTGCTGGTAGCCCCATGGTTCTGGTTGCCCCGTGGTGCTGGTTGGCCTATGGTGGGGGGTACCTGGAGGTCTCAGGGTGCCCCGTGGTTGCTGGCAGCCTTGGGGATGGTGCAGAGTGCCCTGGCACAGGGTTCCCAGCagtgagaaggaggaggaggcgtCTGGTGCCAGGGCCACATGTGTGTTTTCCTTGGTTGtttccaggctggcagtgaggAGGGACTGAGCAGGGCAGAATGAGTTGGCTGTACcatggggtgggaggtgggggcAAACAGGCACCCATGGAGCATGGGGCTCTCCACACCATGGCATGGGGTACAAGGTGGTGGCCTGGAGTGACACCTGGTGCCACCAGGCTTGAGAACAGGGTGAGGAGCACCAGGTGGTCTCCCCATGGCCGCAACCCCCCGGGTGCCCTGTGCCCCACAGCTTGACCCTGAGAACACGGGCTTCATCGAGGTGGAGACCTTTGCCAGCCTGGTGCACAGCCATGAGCTGCCCCTGGACCCCGCCAAGCTGGACATGCTGGTGGCCCTGGCACAGGGCAATGACGAGGGGCAGGTCTGCTACCAAGAGCTGGTGGACCTGGTCAGTGCTGGGAGGACatggggatggggtgggcaCTGTGCCCTGGGAGTGGAGGGTGTGCTTCTTTGGCATGGGGTGGTGGCACAGCCTTGTCCAGGTGGTCCCATCAGGGTGGTGACAATGGGCAGGGAATTGTGGTGATGGGCatggggtggtggcagtggccGGGGGGTGGGGACAATGAGCAGAGGAttgtggtggtggcagcaggcAGTAGGAGATGGCAGTTGTTGATGGGATAGTGACAGTGGTCAAGGTGTGTTGACAGTGGGCGAGGGGGTAGTAACAATGAGCAGGGGGATGTGGCAGTGGGCTGGGGGCAGTGGTGATGGTCAGGGAGTGGTGGCAGTGGGCAGCAGGTGGGGACACTGGGCcagggggtggtggcagtggcaggGGGTGTCCCTGCGGGCATGGTCTGTCTCCCCAGATCAGCAGCAAGCGCTCGAGCAGCTTCAAGCGTGCCATCGCCAATGGGCAGCGTGCCCTGCCCAGAGATGTCCTGCTGGACCAGACTGGGCTCGGCTTCTACAAACGCTTCGTCCGCTACGTGGCCTACGAGATCCTGCCCTGCGAGATGGACCGGCGTTGGTACTTCTACCAGCACCGAGCCTGCCCACCCCCCGTCTTCATGGCGGCCGTCACCCTCACCCAGGTGTGGGGCTGGCACCAGGGCTGAGCCCGGCTGAAGGGACCCAGCACCCAAGGGGGGCTCAGACCCAGGGTGGAGGGGACAGGTGACCCCTATTGAGATGTTCCTGGTGGCTATGGGGGGCTCACTTGGGGTGGAGAAGTGATCCCAGTTGGGATGTCCTGGTGGCCATGAGGGGCGGTCAGACCCAGGGTGGAGGGGACAGGTGACTCCAGGTGTGATGTCCCACTGCCCATGGGGAACTCAGTCCAGGGACTGAGGGGACAGATGACCATGGTTGTGATGTCCTGGTGGCCATGGGGGGCTCAGACTGGGATGGTGGGAACAGGTGACCTTGACTGTGATGTTCTGGTGCCTATATGGGGGGGGGCTCAGACCTGGGGGGGAGGGGCCAGGTGACCTCATTTCTGATGTCCTGGTGCCcatgctgggggggggaggggcacATCCTCTGGGCAGAAGAGGGGTGGGTGACTGTAGTTTTGATGTGCTGGTGGCCATAGAGGTTTTCAGACTTGGAGCAGGGGAGCTGGATGACCCCATCTGTGATGTCCCAATGCCCATATGGGGTTGGGGGCTCGGCGCCAGGATGAAGGTGTGGGTGTTCCCAAATCCcactccccagctctggggtgcTGACAAGGGTGGGGTTGGGTGCAGATCATCGTGTTCCTCTGCTACGGGGCACGGCTGAACAAGTGGGTGCTGCAGACCTACCACCCCGAGTACATGAAGAGCCCCCTGGTCTACCACCCTGGGCACCGGGCACGTGCTTGGCGTTTCCTCACCTATATGTTCATGCACGTGGGGTAGGTCCTCGGGTTGGGGCGGGTGGGTTGAGGAGGTATGGGGAACACCCACTGGGTGTGCTGAGCCCAACAAAGTGTCCCCTGCTCCCAACAAagtgtcccctgctgtcccctgggcaggctggagcagtTGGGGTTCAATGCCCTCCTACAGCTGATGATCGGGGTGCCCCTGGAGATGGTGCACGGCATTCTGCGCATCAGCTTCCTCTACCTGGCCGGAGTCCTGGCAGGTGGGGGAGGGTCCGGGGGGAGGAGATaatgtgtatgtgtgtggggggggtgttggAGGTGCCCATTAGTCCCTGTTACCAGCCCTGGGGACATTCCCCCCAAACTTGGTGGCAACATGGGATTTGGTTTTCCACCACCAGCACTCGCCTTGGGGTGGGGCGGGGCAATGCAGCCTGGAATTAATTAGTGTGGACAGTAATTCATTAATGCTGAGGAGGGGGGAGGTATGAGACCCAcgctgagagctgcccctgcccGCAGGCTCCCTCACTGTCTCCATCACTGATATGCGAGCCCCCCTGGTGGGGGGGTCCGGAGGGGTCTAtgccctctgctctgcacaccTTGCCAACGTCGTCATGGTCAGCGGGGGGGTGACACGGGGGGTGACATTGGGGGGACACGGCAGATGAGGAGGGTGGGCAGTGCGGGGTGACATGGGGGGTGGGTGGCACTGTGGGGTGGTGTCGGGGGGTGCCAGCAGGGTGTGACATTGGGAGGGACACTGTGGGGTGGCATTGCAGGGGTATGGTGTGACATTGAGGGGGCAATGCTGTGGGGTGACACTGGGGTTATAGGGTGAcattgggggggggggtatGGTGTGACACTGGGGGTGATGCTGTGGGATGGCACTGGCTGGGCACCATCATGAGGTGGCTGGGGAGCCCCATGGGGTGGCATGATGGGGTGGTAGTGGTGGTGTCAGGAATGGGACCCTGTGGGGGGGGCTCTATGGGGACAGAGCCCattgtccctctgtccctctgtccaTCCAGAACTGGGCCGGCATGCGCTGTCCCTACAAGCTGCTGCGAATGGTGCTGGCGCTGGTGTGCAGTGAGTAAaccctccccagagccccccagagCGGCTGAGTtagaggggggagaggggtgtGTGTCTTGattctccccccacccctttttttcccctggcagTGAGCTCAGAGGTGGGCCGAGCCGTTTGGCTCCGTTTCTCTCCCCCTTTGCCCGCTTCAGgcccccagcccagcttcatGGCCCACCTGGCGGGGGCCATCGTGGGGGTCAGCATGGGGCTGACCATCCTGCGCAGCTACGAGGAGAGCCTGCGGCAGCAGTGCgggtggtggctgctgctcctctcctacggcaccttcctcctcttcGCCGTCTTCTGGAACATCTTCGCCTACGACCTGCTGGGGGCACAGATCCCACCCCCACCGTAATTTTTGGATGTTGTTACCCCCGACCCCCTCTATCCctttcaatatatatatattttttgtgtgtttttcctatcgggaaagggggaaggggatggcTCTGCGCGCGACATGGGGACAGGCCACCCTCCCATCCCTGACCCCTCGGTGCTAGAGAGCGCGTTGAGCACTCCTCCCAAAATGTACACCCCACCCCAAAGGATGCTTTAGCCC
The sequence above is a segment of the Heliangelus exortis chromosome 17, bHelExo1.hap1, whole genome shotgun sequence genome. Coding sequences within it:
- the RHBDL1 gene encoding rhomboid-related protein 1, whose protein sequence is MDRSSLLQLIQEQLDPENTGFIEVETFASLVHSHELPLDPAKLDMLVALAQGNDEGQVCYQELVDLISSKRSSSFKRAIANGQRALPRDVLLDQTGLGFYKRFVRYVAYEILPCEMDRRWYFYQHRACPPPVFMAAVTLTQIIVFLCYGARLNKWVLQTYHPEYMKSPLVYHPGHRARAWRFLTYMFMHVGLEQLGFNALLQLMIGVPLEMVHGILRISFLYLAGVLAGSLTVSITDMRAPLVGGSGGVYALCSAHLANVVMNWAGMRCPYKLLRMVLALVCMSSEVGRAVWLRFSPPLPASGPQPSFMAHLAGAIVGVSMGLTILRSYEESLRQQCGWWLLLLSYGTFLLFAVFWNIFAYDLLGAQIPPPP